The ANME-2 cluster archaeon DNA window CCATTTTTTCAAAAATTTCGAAAATCACAATCAGCCGACACAATTTAATGTTTTAAAAAAAGATTTGTTTTCAAAGTATACCTGCGGAATATAAGCTTTATCTCACTTTCCGCAGGTATCTGAAAATTTTAGTAATGCCAAATAATTTTACTGAAATCACGGAAAAACCTGGTTTTTGACCAGACACTATTTCAAAAAAAACCTGGATGCACAGGGAGTTATATGCTTCCCTGTACCCCATATATCGCCAATATCTGCTAGTCTTCAATTCTCAGCTTAGGGGTTACCACCCATATGCCCATCTGGTCGAGCACACTGGCCACCTCGCCATAAGCTGTAAAGAACTCCTTTTTCAGCGCATTCGCAGATTCCACCCGCGGTTCTGCTGCCATCCAGATCTCATCAGCATTACTGCCACGGCTTATTGAAACACAGGATAACATATCGGCATGGGTGAGCCGGTACACTGAATCAGGCCCGCTTGGCGTGACCCATGCAGGATACGTGGCTTTAAGCTTCCCAATGGTCTCTTTCCAATCAAGTCTTTCAGAGACCTTGAGGTGCAAGTGCAGGTGACTGCGTTCCCCGGTCACTTTTTCATCGATATTTTTCAGTAAACGGATATATTCCATATCCGATTCATTCACTTCTTTTTCATCCTTTATTGCCAGTTTTTCAGCTTCTTCCCTGAAGAACGGAGCCAGGTTCACCTGACCTGAAGGTTTTGTCAGCAGTGAAACTCCAAAGAACGTAACTGCGCTCAATGACATACCCACTACCACCCCGTGATTCACAAGAACCGGGCTGATGGTCTCAAGATACGCAGGCGCCATTGGTGGTGTATTTGCCAGGTCGTACACAACAAGTGCTATCTGTGAAACTGCTCCAATGACCATCGCTGTAAAGGCACCTTCCTTGGTGGCACGTTTCCAGTACAATCCTCCCATGAGCGGGAAAAAGTACGAGGCACTGGCTACAAATGTGGCAATATGGATAGCATCAATAATACTATGTATATAAAACGAAGCTACCGTTGCTGAAAATATGATTATGAGCACACTAATCCTGTTTACAACCAGCATCTGTTTCATTGTGGCATCAGGTTTAATGAACCTCTGGTATATATCCCTGGAAAGACAGGAAGCCCCCGACGTTGCAAAGGTATCAGCACATGACATTGCCGCTGCCGCGAGCCCAATTGCGCTCAGTGCTATCACAAGGGGTGAAAAGTTTTCAACGATGAACCTTAACAGCGCAGGTTCTGCATCCCCCATTCCCATCGGGAAACCCATCCGGGCAATCTCAGGATATATACTATTAAGACCGATTGCGATAACAGCACATGCTGCAAATACCACCAATATCAGCATGGAACCAAGTACCATACCATGTTGTGCAGATTTCTTGTCCCGGGCGGCCCAGACCCTCTGCCACGGGTCCTGTTCTGTCATCCAGCCAGGAATAATGGCGATTATGAATATCAGCACCATAGGAATGCCAATGGAAATGGGATTCCACCATGTGGAATCAACATTCCCGAACAGTTCTGACACGCTGGTGGCAGGAACATCAACCGCACCTGATGTGGCGGCAATTACTACCAGAACAGCCATCGCAAGGGTAAATATCGCCAGGAAAATAAACTGGATAACATCGGTCCAGACCACTGCTGATAGCCCGCCCAGTGTCACATATACAGATACTGCCAATGCAACAATAAGCGCTGCATACAGGGGACTGAGACCATAGAAGACCTCAAGTACGAGAGCCAGTCCTTTGATATCTGCCACTGCGAACAATATCATAACGATTGCTATGATCATTCCCAGGGGAGCACGCATGGCACTGCTGTATCTATGCTCAAGAAGTTCAGGCTGGGTTATGGAAGGCAGGTTCTTTATCTTTCCCACCAGCAATGCGATGATAAGCAGTGCCAGTATGTTCGGGGCCACAAAACCCCATATCGAACCCATTCCGAGGAGCATGTAAAAACCTATGACAGCAAGTATCCCGCCCGCTGTAAGCCACGAAGCGGCTGCTGAAAAACCAATCGCTTTCGGACCTATCTCTCTTCCCGCAAGCCAGAAATCAGTAACAGACTTCTGTTTTTTCGTAAAATACCATCCAATACTTACAAGCCCTGCCAGATAAAAAGCAAGTAAAATTAAAAATATCTGATATCCATCCATAATAAATAACACCTTGATTCAGTTAACCAAAAAACATCATCCATATATTTATAAGTACTTAATAATAGACCTTGAATTCAAGGAACATTTGGTCCTAAGTCAAGATATATTGACCATTGTGACTGTCATTCCAAAAAGTATTATTATTGTGTGGTGTCTTTATTGTTCTCTATGACCCCTGATATTACCTTTGACGATATCGGCAGTTATCCTCTCCCCTCTGGCATCTCCAGGGAATGGATAGCACAGGCGGCTGCATCCAGGAAGGAAGACGGGCGCCTGTTCGAGACGATCGCCCATTCAATGCAGCAGAAGATAGAAGCGGGTGTGGAAGTTCCCACCTACCCCCAGTTCCAGGACATGAACCGGCAGTTCCTGAACATCATAAATGACCCGAAACGCACGGAAGAACCCCTGCTGGTCAGGGAATCCGATGCAAAGATACTGGAAATGGAAGCCATTACCGCCCTGGCAGGTGAGTACAGGGCCCGGCACGGTGAAGCTCTCAAGGTCCGGGTGTGCGCCACAGGACCGGTAGAGCTCTACCAGCACGAGTTCGGCGGCACGTCATACAGTGACGTATTGCTGACCATGGCAAAAAGCATTGACAGGTTTCTCAGGAATGCGATCAACTGCTCTGGCGACCTTGAAGTGGTTACGGTATCCATTGACGAGCCCAGTGTCGGTATAAACCCGCAGATAATGCATACTGATGAAGATATCATAAAAGCACTCAGCATAGCAGGACAGACCGCCAAAAACAGCGGGATAGATGCCGAAATACACCTGCATTCGCCCCTTTATTATAAACTGGTGTGCGAAGTCCCTTCCATTAACATCATAGGAGTGGAATCAGCGGCAAATCCCTCATATCTTGAACTCATTGACCGCCAGGACCTTACTACATCTGATACGTTCCTCAGGGTAGGGATTGCCCGCACAGATATATTCGGCCTTACCGCTACCCTTAACGAAAAATACAATACCAATGTCTGGAAGGAACCTGACAGAATAAAGGAAGTGGTCACCCGGATGGAAACACCCCAAGTCATAGCAGGCAGGCTATCCGGTATCTACGGGAAGTTCGGCGACAGTATAAGATATGCCGGACCTGATTGCGGTCTGGGTTCATGGCCCACGCAGGATATGGCACGGCAACTGCTAAATAACACGGCAAAGGGTATGGAACTGTTCCGCCAGGGACAGTAACCTTCTATCTTTCCCTTTCTCCTATCCGTGCCTAAAGCTTTTTAAGATACTTCTCCAATAACATACCATGAATAATTTCATTCCAGTGGATGTAATGGGTGTGTACATGACCAATACACTGCACGGATTGACTCCGGTTGTCATGATATCTAATGAAGAGGGGAAGATAATGCCTATCTATGTGGGGATGTCTGAAGGAGTATCCATAAACTCGGCTGCCAACAACGAGGTGACTCCCAGGCCTATGACCCATGACCTCATTACCTCGATTCTTGAGCGGCTGGATGCCAGTATCTCCTGCGTGTTCATAGATGAGATCAAGGATGACATATACTATGCCAGGCTCAGCCTGGACTATGATGGTACTACCATTGAAATAGATGCAAGACCCAGTGACTGCATTTCCCTGGCTGTGCGCACAAATGCACCCATAATGGTACATAGTTCTGTGTTCCATTCATCAACGATACAAGAAGACGAAATGGAAGGAATGATGACTCTGGACTCGTTTGTAAACTCTTCCTGACAGGTATGGATTACTTTCACTCTCCTATCAAAAACCTCATACTCTATCCTGTCAATTACAGTACGTGAACCTGCTCGATTTCCAGTCCGGCCCTGAGAACACCGACATCTGTTCAGTTGGCGAACTCAATCATTATATCCATACCATGTTGAACGGTGACCCCCACCTTCAAAAGATATGGGTACGGGGCGAGATATCGAACCTGACCAATCACAGTTCAGG harbors:
- a CDS encoding bifunctional nuclease family protein: MNNFIPVDVMGVYMTNTLHGLTPVVMISNEEGKIMPIYVGMSEGVSINSAANNEVTPRPMTHDLITSILERLDASISCVFIDEIKDDIYYARLSLDYDGTTIEIDARPSDCISLAVRTNAPIMVHSSVFHSSTIQEDEMEGMMTLDSFVNSS
- a CDS encoding sodium:solute symporter family protein translates to MDGYQIFLILLAFYLAGLVSIGWYFTKKQKSVTDFWLAGREIGPKAIGFSAAASWLTAGGILAVIGFYMLLGMGSIWGFVAPNILALLIIALLVGKIKNLPSITQPELLEHRYSSAMRAPLGMIIAIVMILFAVADIKGLALVLEVFYGLSPLYAALIVALAVSVYVTLGGLSAVVWTDVIQFIFLAIFTLAMAVLVVIAATSGAVDVPATSVSELFGNVDSTWWNPISIGIPMVLIFIIAIIPGWMTEQDPWQRVWAARDKKSAQHGMVLGSMLILVVFAACAVIAIGLNSIYPEIARMGFPMGMGDAEPALLRFIVENFSPLVIALSAIGLAAAAMSCADTFATSGASCLSRDIYQRFIKPDATMKQMLVVNRISVLIIIFSATVASFYIHSIIDAIHIATFVASASYFFPLMGGLYWKRATKEGAFTAMVIGAVSQIALVVYDLANTPPMAPAYLETISPVLVNHGVVVGMSLSAVTFFGVSLLTKPSGQVNLAPFFREEAEKLAIKDEKEVNESDMEYIRLLKNIDEKVTGERSHLHLHLKVSERLDWKETIGKLKATYPAWVTPSGPDSVYRLTHADMLSCVSISRGSNADEIWMAAEPRVESANALKKEFFTAYGEVASVLDQMGIWVVTPKLRIED
- a CDS encoding methionine synthase; translated protein: MTPDITFDDIGSYPLPSGISREWIAQAAASRKEDGRLFETIAHSMQQKIEAGVEVPTYPQFQDMNRQFLNIINDPKRTEEPLLVRESDAKILEMEAITALAGEYRARHGEALKVRVCATGPVELYQHEFGGTSYSDVLLTMAKSIDRFLRNAINCSGDLEVVTVSIDEPSVGINPQIMHTDEDIIKALSIAGQTAKNSGIDAEIHLHSPLYYKLVCEVPSINIIGVESAANPSYLELIDRQDLTTSDTFLRVGIARTDIFGLTATLNEKYNTNVWKEPDRIKEVVTRMETPQVIAGRLSGIYGKFGDSIRYAGPDCGLGSWPTQDMARQLLNNTAKGMELFRQGQ